The DNA sequence GGAGGAATCCGCCAAACACGACTGGCGAGATCAACACTCCTTTGGAGATTTTGGTCGGCACCGGCAGGATGATCTGCGTGATGTCCACCTGCTCCTCCGTCAAGAGAAACTGCCCTTTACGAGGCGTCAACGTAAAGCTGTCATCACCGATCATTCTCGCAATCTCGTCGGCCCATAGCCCCGCTGCGTTTACTACGTAACGCGTCAAGATTTCCCGACCATCATCCAGGACGAGCCGCAAATGATCAACTTCCTGCTCGATTCGCTCCACCCCTGCACCAAGTAGGACCTCTGCGCCATTCAATACAGCCAGCTCCGCATTTGCCCGTGTCGCCCAGAATGGATCGCAAATGGCTTCATCCGAAATAACCAGCCCACCCAGCGCTTGATCGGAGACAGCTGGATTCATCTCCCGCAATTCCTCAGCTTCCATCCAGTGGACTTCTACCCCATTTGCCTGTGCATTTGGTACATAGGTAGAAAAGATGATTTCCTTTTCTTCCTCACTTGTCGCGACCATGACCGCACCACAGGAGATGTACGGAATCTTTAATTGGCTGACCAGATCTGGCCACAACTCACGCGAAAGTCTCAAGCATTCCGCTTCCACCGTCTGTGGCTTGGCATCAAAGCCGGTGTGGATAATACCGCTATTGGCCTTGCTCGCTCCTTCGCATACATCTGGCTGTTTTTCCACCAGCGCGACGGTCAAGTCATAAAACGAGAGCTTTCGCAAAATGGCTGTCCCCACAATCCCTCCGCCAACCACGACAACATCCATCACTTTTCTTTGCATTATTCGCACCAACTTTGCAATTATCATTAAAACCTTTGCTTTTTGCTAATTTAAATTATATTCAGAAAAATATACTTGTCAATATTTTGCAAACGTTTGCTTTACAAAAGAAAAAAACCCAAAACGGCCATATTGCCATTTCAGGTTTAGAAATTACTACCCTCCTATCATAATCCACATCAACTTCCCGAAATATATAGCGACTCGCGACCATACATATATCAGGATAGATAAACAACAATGGGAAAGGAATGAGTAACCATGCCTCAAGGGATACACACCATCGAATTGAATCTCCCCATCCAATCGGTCTGGGAGTTCGTGAGTGTCATGGAGAACTGGATTCCGCTGGTACCCGGCTACATCAGCCATGAGATCATCAATGATCGTCAATCGACCTGGACTTTTACAACCGACATCGGCATCTTGAAGAAAAAAATCCATCTTCAGGTAGATATCACAAAATGGGTAGAGCCCACCTTGGTGAAGTTTAACCTGACGGGCATCAACGAGAATTTCTCCGGAGAAGGCTACTTCAAAGCACAGGAATTAGGCAAACAGCACACGAAGATGACGGGCTTCATCGAAATCACAGCAAAGGGAGTCAAAGCCCCAGTGATCAACCCCGTTCTGAAAAACTACGTTCCTGAGATGAC is a window from the Brevibacillus choshinensis genome containing:
- a CDS encoding NAD(P)/FAD-dependent oxidoreductase encodes the protein MQRKVMDVVVVGGGIVGTAILRKLSFYDLTVALVEKQPDVCEGASKANSGIIHTGFDAKPQTVEAECLRLSRELWPDLVSQLKIPYISCGAVMVATSEEEKEIIFSTYVPNAQANGVEVHWMEAEELREMNPAVSDQALGGLVISDEAICDPFWATRANAELAVLNGAEVLLGAGVERIEQEVDHLRLVLDDGREILTRYVVNAAGLWADEIARMIGDDSFTLTPRKGQFLLTEEQVDITQIILPVPTKISKGVLISPVVFGGFLLGPTAEDQEDKWDRSTTSEGLTFVSEGCSKLVPQTRNMSTIRQFAGLRAVCSEGDFVIRPSSQNQRMVHAAGIRSTGVSASPGIAELVVEKLEQAGLMLDPKSDPTLELPELFGEADGSETGEIICLCRSISRGELLGALSRPIRCTTVDGLKRRTGATLGECQGNCCIPKIMDILAEQSAMGPEQPLKGLRHSHVAMRGAK
- a CDS encoding CoxG family protein; the encoded protein is MPQGIHTIELNLPIQSVWEFVSVMENWIPLVPGYISHEIINDRQSTWTFTTDIGILKKKIHLQVDITKWVEPTLVKFNLTGINENFSGEGYFKAQELGKQHTKMTGFIEITAKGVKAPVINPVLKNYVPEMTTDLVEAIANRMNEIASSTSTRK